Sequence from the Drosophila subpulchrella strain 33 F10 #4 breed RU33 chromosome 3R, RU_Dsub_v1.1 Primary Assembly, whole genome shotgun sequence genome:
CACTCCTCGCACTGGGCATCCAACTTGGGATCGCACCTGAAGTGCTGCGATATATTCTCGCCGTGCACACAGCGCAGCAGCCTGCCCAGCCACACGGGAAGATAGTTGGCAATGACATCCTCCAGAATGTTGGACACCCGCGAGATCTCCACTTTGGCGATACTGCCCTCCCAGGTCACTGGCATTCCATTCAGATGGGAGCAACGTAGCTGCGCTTTGATCTTGTTCGGCTGCTCATTGACTGGTTGGGCACAGAGGGCGTGAAAGCGATCCCACTGCAGGGTATCCGTCTCGGATAGCGAGTGCAGACCCACTCTGGGCATGGCATTGAAGCGGGGTGTATCCTTGAAGCTGGACGTCATGTAGGGAAAGACCAACAAGCAGGCTGTTGTGACTGCCACAATGAGCTGAAAAAATGTTGGTCGTTATTTCCTTATTCAGAAAATGGCACCTAGATAGTTCTAACCTGCAGCATGGTGATGTATTTCTGGGTGGCTCGGTTCAGGGCTAGTACGCAGGataacaccaccaccagcccGCAGGCGAGGGCAGTGCTGCCCCAGCGCAGTTGCTCGCTGGCCAGGCCCAAACTGTCGATGGCGACGAACACAGGCACAAGAAGAGCCACGATTCCAAAGAGCGGCAGGAACAAGACAATTCCGGCCAAGCCAAGGGCTGCTCGCATCACTCCAAACATGGTGGCGCTCTGCGACGTTGCGATGCACACCTGTAGCCAGCTAAGCGTAACGCAGTGAGGAATTAGGTATGTGTAAACTCCATGCCAGTGGGATCGTTTGGCCATCATCACTAGTAGCACGGGAATAAATAGATACAAGGCGGTACGGCAATTCAGGCAGAACTCGATCCCGTTGCCAATGACAAAGGAGGAGAAGGTGGGTACACGTAGGTCCAAAAAGCGCCAGCGCGTGGACACAACCTCGTCCATTTCGTAGGGATACTTGGCAAGCACATTCACGGCAAAGGATACTATAACTAGCCAGTCAGGCATAAGGTGGGAGGAGGCGTACATGGACACGCCCATGGTGAGGAAGGTGAAGGCTCCGGAAACAATGGTCAGCTCCGAGTGTGGCAGCCAGGCGTCGGTCACCAACGGATACACGATCAGGTTGCAGATGAAGGCACAAAAGTAATACAGGTACGGCTTCATATTGTTGCGCAGAAAGCGCTGCTCCGCAATGTCCGCCTCGATATTTGGATCTCCGTAGCTGAGGAACAATCCCGACCAGATGCGAAAGTCCACGAACTGCTGTTTGGTCTTCAACATCTTACAAGTGGCCCAGATCATGATGCCCAGACTGAGGTAATAGCTGGCCAAAGGCAGCATGTGGCGGGTGCTCCACCAGGAAAGAGCCACGAGGATACTGCAACGGACGCTCAGCGGGATGACGTTGGGAATGGACACAATCAGGTTGAGCAGGCGGTGGTAGAACAGGGTAAAGAAGATGAGCGGGTGGAAGATCATGCGGTAGAAGCAGGGCACGTGGTCCAGACTCCTCGGATCTGGCACGGACAATGTGAGAGCATCATTAACGCTGGGCATCTGACCGGCACTGTAGTTGGAAGCAGCCGAAACAAGGTGGGCTTCGGTGATGAGGCGTCGTCGTTCCACATTGGCCATTCCAATTGTGGGCACATCTTCAAGGGGTTCGCACTCCGGCTCGGCATCCTGCTCTCCTTCGCTGCTCGACGAGGATCGGTCATCGTCGCGTCGACGCCTCTTGCGCTGCAGATTATAAATTCGTCGCATCTTGCGCTCTAGCTGCTTGGGCGTGATGTGCTCGTTGCCGTTTGATAGGCAGGCAAATAGTTCCCGGGCTGCTTTTCTCGCCGCACGTTCGCCGGGAGTCATGGCCAGGCAGCGACGCACTTCGTCCGCATTCTCTGCCGTAATGCCGCTGCCATCGTTGTAGCACTGGCGGAGCAGCTTGGCCGCATCTTCGTGTCCATTGTGGGCAGCACTCACTAGCCAGTTGACGGCCTTCTGGTTCTGATTG
This genomic interval carries:
- the LOC119551362 gene encoding wolframin — encoded protein: MATWTQNEPTGVTKRRRWNLEDRASLNKLKHHIADEGCPQMQYDLAKELLNNAIEPNLAKGNQNQKAVNWLVSAAHNGHEDAAKLLRQCYNDGSGITAENADEVRRCLAMTPGERAARKAARELFACLSNGNEHITPKQLERKMRRIYNLQRKRRRRDDDRSSSSSEGEQDAEPECEPLEDVPTIGMANVERRRLITEAHLVSAASNYSAGQMPSVNDALTLSVPDPRSLDHVPCFYRMIFHPLIFFTLFYHRLLNLIVSIPNVIPLSVRCSILVALSWWSTRHMLPLASYYLSLGIMIWATCKMLKTKQQFVDFRIWSGLFLSYGDPNIEADIAEQRFLRNNMKPYLYYFCAFICNLIVYPLVTDAWLPHSELTIVSGAFTFLTMGVSMYASSHLMPDWLVIVSFAVNVLAKYPYEMDEVVSTRWRFLDLRVPTFSSFVIGNGIEFCLNCRTALYLFIPVLLVMMAKRSHWHGVYTYLIPHCVTLSWLQVCIATSQSATMFGVMRAALGLAGIVLFLPLFGIVALLVPVFVAIDSLGLASEQLRWGSTALACGLVVVLSCVLALNRATQKYITMLQLIVAVTTACLLVFPYMTSSFKDTPRFNAMPRVGLHSLSETDTLQWDRFHALCAQPVNEQPNKIKAQLRCSHLNGMPVTWEGSIAKVEISRVSNILEDVIANYLPVWLGRLLRCVHGENISQHFRCDPKLDAQCEEWRSVIKTLKAQSGSCTLQRWNRYEYELLVKVGIKKASRLLGRSTSSSTDVILRAHHDFGNFTRLLSEGDVVAFYGTLHNSRLLANSVQVQLKTIECVNCRSPDLGTASIERVVAASPMDARLQDLMRGIKYFLNALLNPLITFK